The Thermodesulfobacteriota bacterium genome contains the following window.
ACACGACGTCGAGGAGATACCGGTCGGGCTCCAGGCGGTGGTGGTCTCGAGGGTCAAGATACTCGCCAACCTCAATATCGCCGAGAGGCGCCTGCCGCAGGACGGAAAGATAAAGGTAAGGGTCGGCGGCAAGGACATCGACTTGAGGGTCGCCACCATGCCCACCATCCACGGCGAGGGGGTGGTGATAAGGATACTGGACCGGAGCGGCCTTGTCCTTGACCTGGCGGAGCTGGGGCTCGGCGGCGAGCGCAAGGCCGCGTTCGAGCAGATGATAGGCAGGCCCTACGGCATGATACTCGTTACCGGCCCTACCGGAAGCGGGAAGACGACCACCCTCTACGCCACGCTCGACAAGCTGAACACCACGGACAAAAAGATCATAACCATAGAAGACCCGGTGGAGTACCAGCTCCACGGCATCACCCAGATACAGGTAAAGCCCCAGATAGGGCTTACCTTCGCCAACGGGCTCCGGAACATCGTCAGGCAGGACCCGAACATAATACTCGTGGGCGAGATAAGGGACAGGGAGACGGCCGAGATAGCCGTCCACGCCGCCCTTACCGGCCACCTGGTCTTCAGCACCCTGCACACCAACGACGCCTCGTCAGCCATAGCGCGGCTTCTCGAGATGGGCCTCGATGACTACCTGCTCGCCTCGACGCTCATCGGGGTCGTCGCGCAGAGGCTCATGAGGAAGATATGCAAAGAGTGCAAAAGGGTCGTCACGCCGGACGAGGTGCAGCTTAAGGAGCTTAAGGAGATAGCCGGGGACGTCGAGGGCATAAAGATATATGAAGGAGTTGGCTGTAAGGAGTGCGTCTCGACCGGCTACTGGGGCCGTACCGCCGCCTTCGAGATACTCCGGATAGACGAGGATATCCGCTCCCTCATACTGAAGAGCCCCGAGGCGAGCTCCGTAAGGGCCGCGGCCGTCAGAAAGGGCATGAAGACACTGAAGCAAGACGGTCTGAGGCTCGTAAGGGAGGGGTCCACGACCATCGAGGAGGTCTTAAGGGTCGCCCAGGAGGCCTGGGACTGAGGGGCTAAAAGTGCCTTTTTCGAAATCGTTTTTGTTTTTAATACAAACGGGTGATAACTGTCACGCTTTAAAAATCCCCACTTTTGGGGGATAGACGGGTATGGGGGGTTGTGATATAAATATTGAGCGTCAAGCGTCAGAGGAGCAGCATTTTTACTTAAGAAAGGGAGGCAATACTTATGAGAAAGGCGCATGTAGCATTACTTCTGGCAATAGTTCTTATCCTGCCGGCCGTCGTGGCCTCGGCAGAGGAGCCGCTGAGCGTTACGCATACGCTTAACGGCCAGACCGAGGGTACGGACACCGTGACCCTCGACATCACTCTCCACGTGGAAAATCTGGGAGATAGCCCGTACCAGGGGCTCAGGTTCTCGTACGTGCCTCTATCGCTCATAGCGGTGGAGGAAGTCATTGTCAACGTCGGGGACGTGGCCGCGGGGCAGAGCGCGGATGTGAGTTTCAGCATAGTGACTCTGAGCCCCTTTTTAGAGGAGATGCTTACAGGGTCTCCGCTCCCCTGGGTGGGGGAGTACACCTCGCTTGACGGCACGGGAACTATCATAGACTTCCCCGCTACAAGCCACGCTGCTGGAGGTGTGCTATGAAGAGATACGCGAGCCATCTGATATTTGCGCTATTGACCGTCGTATTCGCCCTTGCCGCGCCCGGAGCCCCAAGCGCGGCAACCGGGGATTACCTCTTTACCATAGGCGAGAAGAATCCGATGGCCTCTCCGACCGACGTTGCCTTTGACTCGGTCGGCAACGCCTATGTCCTGGAGAAGTATACCTATTCGGTAAAGAAGATCGACCCCTCGGGGAACGTACTGATCAAGTGGGGTAGCCGGGGCTCGGGCGACGGGCAGTTCCAATATCCCATTGGAATAGCGGTCGACTC
Protein-coding sequences here:
- the gspE gene encoding type II secretion system ATPase GspE translates to MKEYDIAYSEFPEEPFICERLSNKFLKHKLFFPLRLDDHVLVVAASDPEDDDSLDAMGLATGFEIKALKARDEDIMKAIERHYRAGEAEVDTIIGDIEPKDLTAGVDSDDVDHLRDMAFEAPVVRLVNHIINRAVESRASDIHIEPFEKSLRVRYRIDDILHDVEEIPVGLQAVVVSRVKILANLNIAERRLPQDGKIKVRVGGKDIDLRVATMPTIHGEGVVIRILDRSGLVLDLAELGLGGERKAAFEQMIGRPYGMILVTGPTGSGKTTTLYATLDKLNTTDKKIITIEDPVEYQLHGITQIQVKPQIGLTFANGLRNIVRQDPNIILVGEIRDRETAEIAVHAALTGHLVFSTLHTNDASSAIARLLEMGLDDYLLASTLIGVVAQRLMRKICKECKRVVTPDEVQLKELKEIAGDVEGIKIYEGVGCKECVSTGYWGRTAAFEILRIDEDIRSLILKSPEASSVRAAAVRKGMKTLKQDGLRLVREGSTTIEEVLRVAQEAWD